In the genome of bacterium, the window AGATGCCTCTCTTCTATTAAATACGCAGGAAGCGTTTCCGGGATTTCAATCTTCGTATCCAAAATTGCTCTTATTATTTTCCTGATACGCGAATGCGTTAACCAGCCCGTCAATGGGTAAACAGGTAAGTATTTATCTTTTTCATCGCTGACGGCTAAACTTATATCCGGGTTAATAAGCTGTAAATCCCAGCCCCAGTTGGATACCGTCCCTTCTGCCGAAACCGTTAAACCCCACTTAAACCTTTCTCTCATCTTGGGCGAATAATGAAAAAATACACAACTGATAACGCCCGTCCCGTCTGATATTTTAACGACAAATAATTTTCCTGAACCCGTATACTTCATACCCGTTTCTATAATCCTTCCGCTTATACGCACTTCCTTGCCCGATTGCAAGTCGGAAAGATTTTCGGGCTTTATATCCTGTATATCTTTTATATCCTGTATGTTTTGTATGTTCTGGATATCCTTTATAAATACTTTTTCTGCATACCTTCTGGGAGACAATGTAAGCAAATCTTCCACAACCTTTATGCCGAGATTTTTAAAAAGCTTCGCTACTTCAGGACCTACCCCTTTTACATATTGAATCTCGCTGCCGAGCGAAAGTCCCTTTTTGCCACCCTTATTAAATTCTACTTTTTCCATCTGTGACTAAAATCTCTTTAAATTACCACTTCCTTAATGGCAAACTCATAAAACTAAACTAATCTTCTGCCCCCTCTGACAGAAGCTCAAAATGCCAATCTACCTTTCTGTTGGGTAGATCCCCCTTCCAATTGTTTTTTATCCGTTTTTATCCGTGACAATTTTATCTGTTTTTCTTTTCTTGGGTTAATCGTGTATAATCTTGTAGTTACTTTTCTGTTTTTTTTGAATTTTGGATTTTGTCATTTGCCCTTACTCTTTTTCAAACATTTCTTCGTCTCTTTTATCAGTAACTCGTATATTTCCGCTACCGCCGGTGCCGATTCTTTTACAACATTTAATTCCTCTCCAACTATCCTTTTATCCTCTCTCGCTATCGGCCCCGTAAAAGAATTCTTAATGCCGAACTGCTTCGCATTCGCTAGAACAGACTCCGCAAGCGATAAAATTACCTTTTCTGACTCCTTAAACCCGCTTAATTCAAGTAATTCTTTTCCTATGCTCAAAAGTGTAACAAAATAAGCCGCACCAAAATTCAACCCTGAATGATATAACGCTTTCTTTAATTTCGGAGAAATCACAATCGGTATTCCACCTATTGAACAAACAAGTTTTTTCCCAATTTTTATATTTCCCTCTATTGAAAAATACGTACCGAGCAATAACTTTCCACCCACAAACGCCGATATCGGATGCATTGCTATTCCATTTTTTATTCCTAAAACACTCGCAGATAAACTGCCGGAAGTATGAACAAGAATGGTATCTGATTTTATTGCACTTCTTATATTCGACACTACTTTTTTTATCTCAGAATCCGGGACTGTAATCAAAACTAAATCTGCCTTTTTTACTAAGTCTCTCGGGTTATCCGACCAAGTCTTACATCCCGTCAACTTTATACACCTTTGAAGCTCTTTTAATTTTTTCTGTTCCCTTTCTGTTA includes:
- a CDS encoding DUF2520 domain-containing protein; translated protein: MKICIIGPGKVGTALGEAFQKAGYEIVGIVSEKESNIKNLPQSGIMIPKDYRPRACKNIKITEREQKKLKELQRCIKLTGCKTWSDNPRDLVKKADLVLITVPDSEIKKVVSNIRSAIKSDTILVHTSGSLSASVLGIKNGIAMHPISAFVGGKLLLGTYFSIEGNIKIGKKLVCSIGGIPIVISPKLKKALYHSGLNFGAAYFVTLLSIGKELLELSGFKESEKVILSLAESVLANAKQFGIKNSFTGPIAREDKRIVGEELNVVKESAPAVAEIYELLIKETKKCLKKSKGK